A single Vigna radiata var. radiata cultivar VC1973A chromosome 8, Vradiata_ver6, whole genome shotgun sequence DNA region contains:
- the LOC106772100 gene encoding methylcrotonoyl-CoA carboxylase subunit alpha, mitochondrial isoform X1: protein MASLALIRRKIIITRTTLSHWHVCTRAFSNADSNNNRIEKILVANRGEIACRIMRTARRLGIQTVAVYSDADRDSLHVASADEAIRIGPPPARLSYLNGTTIVDAAIRSGAQAIHPGYGFLSESAVFAKLCEDSGLTFIGPPASAIRDMGDKSASKRIMGAAGVPLVPGYHGDDQDIERMKLEADKIGYPVLIKPTHGGGGKGMRIVHSPEEFVESFLAAQREAAASFGVNTILLEKYITRPRHIEVQIFGDKHGNVLHLNERDCSVQRRHQKIIEEAPAPNISADFRAHLGQAAVSAAKAVNYYSAGTVEFIVDTVSDEFYFMEMNTRLQVEHPVTEMIVGQDLVEWQILVANGEALPLNQSQVPISGHAFEARIYAENVQKGFLPATGVLHHYHVPVSSEVRVETGVKQGDTVSMHYDPMIAKLVVWGDNRASALVKLKDSLSKFQVAGLPTNVSFILKLANHGAFANGNVETHFIDNYKEDLFGDGNNSVSDKEAYEAARHNASLVAACLIEKEHFVSSRNPPGGGSLLPIWYSSPPFRVHHQAKRKMELEWENEYDSGSSKTMKLTITCQPAGRYLIETEENGSPVLDVKASYVKDRHFRVEAGGVINDVNVAVYSKDQTRHIHIWQGSHHHYFREKLGLDLSEDGELQHKPKVETSANPRGTVVAPMAGLVVKVLVENKTRVEEGQPVLVLEAMKMEHVVKAPSSGYVHELQVTVGEQVSDGSVLFRVKCPHLDHQ from the exons ATGGCTTCTCTGGCATTAATCCGCAGAAAGATTATAATCACCCGCACCACGCTCTCCCACTGGCACGTGTGCACACGAGCATTCTCCAACGCCGACAGCAACAACAATCGCATCGAGAAGATTCTAGTAGCTAACCGCGGCGAAATAGCTTGCAGGATCATGCGCACCGCACGGAGGCTCGGCATTCAAACCGTCGCAGTATATAGCGACGCCGATAGGGACTCGCTACATGTGGCCTCCGCCGACGAGGCCATCCGAATCGGACCGCCACCGGCGCGCCTCAGTTACTTGAACGGAACCACCATCGTCGACGCCGCCATTCGCTCCGGCGCACAG GCTATTCACCCTGGGTATGGATTCTTGTCCGAGAGTGCTGTCTTCGCTAAGCTTTGTGAGGACAGTGGTCTGACGTTTATTGGCCCCCCTGCATCTGCAATTCGCGACATGGGAGACAAGAG TGCATCGAAGAGAATCATGGGAGCTGCAGGGGTGCCTCTTGTGCCTGGATATCACGGAGATGATCAAGATATTGAGAGAATGAAGTTGGAAGCTGATAAGATTGGATATCCAGTCCTAATAAAGCCAACCCATGGTGGTGGAGGAAAG GGTATGAGAATTGTGCACTCTCCAGAGGAGTTTGTTGAATCATTCCTAGCAGCACAACGGGAAGCGGCAGCTTCTTTTGGTGTCAACACCATATTGCTGGAGAAGTACATTACACGGCCAAGACATATAGAAGTCCAA ATATTTGGGGATAAGCATGGGAATGTTCTGCATTTGAATGAGCGAGATTGCAGTGTTCAGAGAAGACAccaaaaaataattgaagaagCTCCAGCT CCAAACATTTCTGCCGACTTTCGCGCACACTTAGGTCAAGCTGCTGTTTCTGCAGCAAAG GCAGTTAATTATTACAGTGCTGGGACTGTGGAGTTTATAGTTGATACAGTCTCTGACGAGTTTTACTTCATGGAGATGAATACACGTCTTCAG GTTGAGCATCCTGTCACAGAAATGATTGTTGGTCAGGATCTTGTTGAATGGCAAATTCTTGTTGCCAATGGAGAAGCTCTTCCATTGAATCAATCACAGGTACCCATATCAG GCCATGCTTTTGAAGCTCGAATCTATGCTGAAAATGTTCAAAAAGGGTTTCTTCCAGCAActggagttctacaccattatCATGTTCCAGTCTCATCTGAAG TTCGGGTGGAGACTGGGGTTAAACAAGGAGACACTGTTAGCATGCATTATGATCCTATGATTGCTAAGCTTGTGGTGTGGGGAGACAATCGTGCTTCTGCATTGGTCAAACTAAAGGATAGTTTGTCAAAGTTCCAG GTTGCAGGTTTACCAACCAATGTCAGCTTCATTCTAAAGCTAGCTAATCACGGGGCATTTGCAAATGGCAATGTGGAGACTCATTTTATTGATAACTACAAAGAAGATCTCTTTGGAGATGGTAACAATTCAGTGTCTGACAAAGAAGCATACGAAGCTGCTAGACATAATGCATCTCTAGTGGCCGCATGCCTCATTGAGAAAGAGCATTTCGTATCGTCAAGAAACCCTCCTG GGGGCGGCAGCTTACTCCCTATATGGTATTCTTCTCCGCCTTTTAGAGTTCATCATCAGGCTAAGCGTAAAATGGAACTTGAATGGGAAAATGAATATGATAGTGGTAGCTCAAAGACCATGAAGCTTACTATCACCTGTCAGCCTGCTGGGAGATACCTGATTGAG ACAGAAGAAAATGGATCTCCTGTTTTAGACGTCAAAGCATCATATGTAAAAGATCGCCATTTTAGAGTTGAAGCTGGTGGTGTAATCAATGATGTTAACGTAGCTGTTTATTCAAAG GATCAAACAAGGCATATTCATATTTGGCAAGGATCCCATCATCATTATTTCAGAGAGAAGTTAGGCCTGGATCTATCTGAGGATGGAGAATTACAACATAAACCCAAAGTTGAAACATCAGCTAATCCTCGAGGGACAGTTGTAGCACCCATGGCAGGCTTGGTAGTTAAAGTTCTAGTGGAGAACAAGACAAGAGTAGAGGAAGGTCAACCTGTGTTAGTATTAGAAGCAATGAAGATGGAG CATGTTGTAAAGGCACCATCTTCTGGCTATGTGCATGAACTTCAAGTTACAGTTGGTGAACAGGTTTCAGATGGCAGTGTTCTTTTCAGGGTAAAG TGTCCACACTTAGATCATCAGTAA
- the LOC106772100 gene encoding methylcrotonoyl-CoA carboxylase subunit alpha, mitochondrial isoform X2: MASLALIRRKIIITRTTLSHWHVCTRAFSNADSNNNRIEKILVANRGEIACRIMRTARRLGIQTVAVYSDADRDSLHVASADEAIRIGPPPARLSYLNGTTIVDAAIRSGAQAIHPGYGFLSESAVFAKLCEDSGLTFIGPPASAIRDMGDKSASKRIMGAAGVPLVPGYHGDDQDIERMKLEADKIGYPVLIKPTHGGGGKGMRIVHSPEEFVESFLAAQREAAASFGVNTILLEKYITRPRHIEVQIFGDKHGNVLHLNERDCSVQRRHQKIIEEAPAPNISADFRAHLGQAAVSAAKAVNYYSAGTVEFIVDTVSDEFYFMEMNTRLQVEHPVTEMIVGQDLVEWQILVANGEALPLNQSQVPISGHAFEARIYAENVQKGFLPATGVLHHYHVPVSSEVRVETGVKQGDTVSMHYDPMIAKLVVWGDNRASALVKLKDSLSKFQVAGLPTNVSFILKLANHGAFANGNVETHFIDNYKEDLFGDGNNSVSDKEAYEAARHNASLVAACLIEKEHFVSSRNPPGGGSLLPIWYSSPPFRVHHQAKRKMELEWENEYDSGSSKTMKLTITCQPAGRYLIETEENGSPVLDVKASYVKDRHFRVEAGGVINDVNVAVYSKDQTRHIHIWQGSHHHYFREKLGLDLSEDGELQHKPKVETSANPRGTVVAPMAGLVVKVLVENKTRVEEGQPVLVLEAMKMEHVVKAPSSGYVHELQVTVGEQVSDGSVLFRVKDQ, encoded by the exons ATGGCTTCTCTGGCATTAATCCGCAGAAAGATTATAATCACCCGCACCACGCTCTCCCACTGGCACGTGTGCACACGAGCATTCTCCAACGCCGACAGCAACAACAATCGCATCGAGAAGATTCTAGTAGCTAACCGCGGCGAAATAGCTTGCAGGATCATGCGCACCGCACGGAGGCTCGGCATTCAAACCGTCGCAGTATATAGCGACGCCGATAGGGACTCGCTACATGTGGCCTCCGCCGACGAGGCCATCCGAATCGGACCGCCACCGGCGCGCCTCAGTTACTTGAACGGAACCACCATCGTCGACGCCGCCATTCGCTCCGGCGCACAG GCTATTCACCCTGGGTATGGATTCTTGTCCGAGAGTGCTGTCTTCGCTAAGCTTTGTGAGGACAGTGGTCTGACGTTTATTGGCCCCCCTGCATCTGCAATTCGCGACATGGGAGACAAGAG TGCATCGAAGAGAATCATGGGAGCTGCAGGGGTGCCTCTTGTGCCTGGATATCACGGAGATGATCAAGATATTGAGAGAATGAAGTTGGAAGCTGATAAGATTGGATATCCAGTCCTAATAAAGCCAACCCATGGTGGTGGAGGAAAG GGTATGAGAATTGTGCACTCTCCAGAGGAGTTTGTTGAATCATTCCTAGCAGCACAACGGGAAGCGGCAGCTTCTTTTGGTGTCAACACCATATTGCTGGAGAAGTACATTACACGGCCAAGACATATAGAAGTCCAA ATATTTGGGGATAAGCATGGGAATGTTCTGCATTTGAATGAGCGAGATTGCAGTGTTCAGAGAAGACAccaaaaaataattgaagaagCTCCAGCT CCAAACATTTCTGCCGACTTTCGCGCACACTTAGGTCAAGCTGCTGTTTCTGCAGCAAAG GCAGTTAATTATTACAGTGCTGGGACTGTGGAGTTTATAGTTGATACAGTCTCTGACGAGTTTTACTTCATGGAGATGAATACACGTCTTCAG GTTGAGCATCCTGTCACAGAAATGATTGTTGGTCAGGATCTTGTTGAATGGCAAATTCTTGTTGCCAATGGAGAAGCTCTTCCATTGAATCAATCACAGGTACCCATATCAG GCCATGCTTTTGAAGCTCGAATCTATGCTGAAAATGTTCAAAAAGGGTTTCTTCCAGCAActggagttctacaccattatCATGTTCCAGTCTCATCTGAAG TTCGGGTGGAGACTGGGGTTAAACAAGGAGACACTGTTAGCATGCATTATGATCCTATGATTGCTAAGCTTGTGGTGTGGGGAGACAATCGTGCTTCTGCATTGGTCAAACTAAAGGATAGTTTGTCAAAGTTCCAG GTTGCAGGTTTACCAACCAATGTCAGCTTCATTCTAAAGCTAGCTAATCACGGGGCATTTGCAAATGGCAATGTGGAGACTCATTTTATTGATAACTACAAAGAAGATCTCTTTGGAGATGGTAACAATTCAGTGTCTGACAAAGAAGCATACGAAGCTGCTAGACATAATGCATCTCTAGTGGCCGCATGCCTCATTGAGAAAGAGCATTTCGTATCGTCAAGAAACCCTCCTG GGGGCGGCAGCTTACTCCCTATATGGTATTCTTCTCCGCCTTTTAGAGTTCATCATCAGGCTAAGCGTAAAATGGAACTTGAATGGGAAAATGAATATGATAGTGGTAGCTCAAAGACCATGAAGCTTACTATCACCTGTCAGCCTGCTGGGAGATACCTGATTGAG ACAGAAGAAAATGGATCTCCTGTTTTAGACGTCAAAGCATCATATGTAAAAGATCGCCATTTTAGAGTTGAAGCTGGTGGTGTAATCAATGATGTTAACGTAGCTGTTTATTCAAAG GATCAAACAAGGCATATTCATATTTGGCAAGGATCCCATCATCATTATTTCAGAGAGAAGTTAGGCCTGGATCTATCTGAGGATGGAGAATTACAACATAAACCCAAAGTTGAAACATCAGCTAATCCTCGAGGGACAGTTGTAGCACCCATGGCAGGCTTGGTAGTTAAAGTTCTAGTGGAGAACAAGACAAGAGTAGAGGAAGGTCAACCTGTGTTAGTATTAGAAGCAATGAAGATGGAG CATGTTGTAAAGGCACCATCTTCTGGCTATGTGCATGAACTTCAAGTTACAGTTGGTGAACAGGTTTCAGATGGCAGTGTTCTTTTCAGGGTAAAG GATCAATAA
- the LOC106771065 gene encoding uncharacterized protein LOC106771065, giving the protein MKRTMPWSDDDESSSSHSDSEHDSEAGAENSKGKSRKQKSGVIDFEALRRHGYRGGPSVLKVPAPREGDDSKQDWSWSSGKEKRAEKEIEESYEERQKTREAISQGEQLPAVLTRNDKKNLSFSQKEKRKRELGQASRGKNYVEEEKRLLRENGIYSGFDA; this is encoded by the exons ATGAAGAGGACTATGCCATGGAGTGACGATGACGAGTCATCATCTTCACATTCAGACTCTGAACATGATAGTGAAGCTGGAGCGGAAAACTCCAAAG GGAAATCTAGGAAGCAGAAAAGCGGTGTAATTGACTTTGAGGCTCTGAGGAGACATGGGTATAGAGGTGGACCTTCGGTCCTAAAAGTACCAGCCCCCAGAGAAGGGGATGATTCGAAGCAAGATTGGTCGTGGTCCAGTGGAAAAGAAAAGCGTGCAGAGAAGGAAATTGAAGAATCATATGAAGAGCGACAAAAAACAAGGGAGGCTATTTCCCAAGGAGAGCAGCTGCCAGCTGTCCTGACTAGGAATGACAAGAAGAATCTTTCTTTCTCTCAGaaggaaaagaggaagagagagcTGGGTCAAGCTAGCAGAGGCAAAAATTATgttgaagaagagaagaggcTGTTGAGAGAGAATGGTATCTATTCTGGTTTTGATGCTTGA